In one window of Harpia harpyja isolate bHarHar1 chromosome 11, bHarHar1 primary haplotype, whole genome shotgun sequence DNA:
- the TMEM205 gene encoding transmembrane protein 205, which yields MLTDTEPSNTIKLLHLVFLSTSWGMQIWVTFVSGFVMGSCLPRHTYGFIQRELFPYYCHISSACAFLNLTLFAMYHPSELLSDEQTTQIIVFFVCVAASVLNTQWFGQVTSDIVADMHLVERSHGLGQEVGLFTSKSCRRLRASNPSYRQLSRQLTLYRALSSLCNLCCVACNGLSLYYLAAHLSAL from the exons ATGCTGACCGACACAGAGCCCTCTAACACCATCAAACTGCTGCACCTGGTTTTCCTATCCACCTCCTGGGGAATGCAGATCTGGGTGACCTTCGTGTCTG GGTTCGTGATGGGCAGCTGCCTCCCTCGCCACACCTACGGCTTCATCCAGCGTGAGCTCTTCCCCTACTACTGCCACATCagctccgcttgtgccttcctcAACCTGACTCTATTTGCCATGTACCACCCCAGCGAGCTGCTCAGCGACGAGCAAACGACCCAG ATCATCGTCTTCTTTGTTTGCGTCGCTGCTTCTGTGCTGAACACACAGTGGTTCGGGCAGGTCACCTCCGACATCGTGGCAGACATGCACCTCGTCGAGCGCAGCCACGGCCTCGGCCAGGAGGTCGGACTGTTTACCAGCAAGTCCTGCAGGCGGCTGCGTGCCTCCAACCCCAGCTACAGGCAGCTATCCCGGCAGCTCACCCTCTACCGCGCTCTGTCCTCCCTCTGCAACCTCTGCTGCGTCGCCTGTAACGGCTTGAGCTTGTACTACCTGGCTGCCCATCTCTCTGCCCTGTGA
- the TTC4 gene encoding tetratricopeptide repeat protein 4 has product MAEAGPGGGGPRYRGAFHPDTWEEELEAIPMFMKRCPAEIDAARQPELACLQSLLFDEEQGPAELARMYKNEGNEYFRERDYRRAVVAYTEGLKKKCEDPELNAVLHTNRGAAQFYLGNYRSALSDAIQAKKLKPTHLKAVIRGALCHMELKNFSEAIAWCEEGLRIDSKEKKLVEMRAKADKLKRAEERDARKAKVMKKKEQCQKEILLAAIKERNIKLVLEPSNEEEEVPDGLAEISLDGFHSDNATGAKVHLDADGNLNWPVLFLYPEHEQTDFIAAFHENSRFIDHLMVMFAELPPWDLERKYLPSNLELYFEDEERTEMYELNPEHTLLQVLQHERYFVKAGTPTVLAFVKRSPFSKKYFSGKKVHRL; this is encoded by the exons ATggcggaggccgggccgggcggcggcgggccgcggtACCGGGGTGCTTTCCACCCCGACACCTGGGAGGAG GAGCTGGAGGCCATCCCCATGTTCATGAAGCGGTGCCCGGCCGAGATCGACGCGGCGCGGCAGCCCGAGCTGGCCTGTCTGCAGTCCCTCCTCTTCGACGAGGAGCAGGGTCCCGCAG agctggccaggatgTACAAAAACGAAGGGAACGAGTACTTCAGGGAGAGGGACTACAGGAGAGCTGTCGTCGCCTACACCGAGGGGCTGAAGAAGAAGTGCGAGGACCCCGAGCTGAACGCCGTGCTGCACACGAACCGGGGAGCCGCGCAGTTTTACCTGG GTAACTACCGTTCTGCGCTCAGTGATGCCATCCAAGCAAAAAAGCTAAAGCCCACCCATCTCAAAGCAGTCATAAGAG GAGCTCTCTGTCACATGGAGCTGAAGAATTTCTCTGAAGCAATAGCATGGTGTGAGGAGGGCTTGCGAATagattcaaaagagaaaaagcttgTGGAAATGAGAGCTAAAGCTGACAAATTAAAG CGGGCTGAGGAGCGGGATGCAAGGAAAGCAAAGGTGATGAAGAAGAAAGAGCAGTGTCAAAAGGAAATTTTGCTTGCAGCAATAAAG GAAAGAAATATCAAGCTGGTTCTTGAGCCTTCAAATGAAGAAGAGGAAGTACCAGATGGCCTGGCTGAGATATCCTTAGATGGGTTCCACTCTGACAATGCCACGGGGGCAAAGGTGCACCTAGATGCTGATGGCAACCTGAACTGGCCTGTCCTCTTTCTGTACCCTGAGCACGAGCAAACAGACTTCATTGCGGCTTTTCACGAGAACTCCAG GTTTATTGATCATTTAATGGTGATGTTTGCTGAGTTACCTCCTTgggatttagaaagaaaatacctTCCCAGCAATCTTGAG ctctattttgaagatgaagaaagaacagaaatgtacGAGCTGAACCCAGAACACACGTTGCTACAAGTGCTGCAGCACGAAAG GTATTTTGTAAAGGCTGGGACTCCAACGGTTTTGGCATTTGTAAAGCGTTCTCCTTTCTCTAAGAAGTACTTCTCTGGCAAGAAGGTGCATCGACTATAA
- the PARS2 gene encoding probable proline--tRNA ligase, mitochondrial, producing the protein MKGLLRRWRLPAGSGRLYGCGPRYGVPGRAKRLLVSQLFQPFNLQAGDEAGWEGRGREPACRSQKLMLQGGLVYPSVPGCYHYLPPAVRAMEKLVKVVDGEMQAVGGQKLNMPSLSSAELWRASGRWDGMGPELFRLADRHGKAYCLAPTHEEAVTELVAAQSNLSYKQLPLRLYQLTRKFRDEPKPRFGLLRSREFYMKDMYTFDASEEAARQTYDLVCDAYRSLFGRLGLPFVKVQAATGSIGGTMSHEFQLPADVGEDRLLLCPDGHFAANVEMLNGERTSCPTCGEKLTQTKGIEVGHTFYLGTKYSSVSNAVFYSPKNKPQLAEMGCYGLGITRILAASIEVLSTEDSIRWPSLIAPYRLCFIPPKRGSKEEEEGVTLLERVYDDLAEALPHLAGDSVLDDRTQLTIGKRLKDANKLGYPYVVIAGKRVCEDPPVFEVWNQNAGEVLFLTKEGVIELLSKVQVP; encoded by the coding sequence ATGAAGGGGTTGCTGAGAAGatggcggctgccggcggggagcggccggcTGTACGGCTGCGGTCCCCGGTACGGCGTCCCGGGCAGGGCGAAGCGGCTGCTGGTCTCGCAGCTTTTCCAGCCCTTCAACCTGCAGGCGGGCGACGAGgcggggtgggagggcaggggcagggagcccGCCTGCCGGAGCCAGAAGCTGATGCTGCAAGGGGGGCTCGTCTACCCCTCCGTCCCCGGCTGCTACCACTACCTGCCGCCCGCCGTCCGCGCCATGGAGAAGCTGGTCAAGGTGGTGGACGGGGAGATGCAGGCGGTGGGGGGGCAGAAGTTGAACATGCCCAGCCTGAGCTCGGCAGAGCTGTGGCGTGCCAGCGGCCGCTGGGACGGGATGGGGCCGGAGCTCTTCCGGCTGGCGGACCGGCACGGCAAGGCCTACTGCCTGGCCCCCACGCACGAGGAGGCGGTGACGGAGCTGGTGGCCGCTCAGAGCAACCTGTCCTACAAGCAGCTCCCGCTGCGCCTCTACCAGTTGACCAGGAAGTTTCGGGATGAGCCCAAGCCCCGCTTCGGCTTGCTGCGCAGCCGGGAGTTTTACATGAAGGATATGTACACCTTCGACGCCTCCGAAGAGGCGGCTCGGCAGACCTACGACCTGGTGTGCGACGCCTACCGCAGCCTCTTCGGCCGCCTGGGCCTTCCCTTCGTCAAAGTGCAGGCGGCCACAGGCAGCATCGGCGGCACCATGTCCCACGAGTTCCAGCTCCCGGCAGACGTCGGCGAGGacaggctgctgctgtgcccCGACGGACATTTCGCGGCCAACGTGGAAATGCTAAACGGGGAGCGAACGTCTTGCCCCACGTGTGGGGAAAAACTCACCCAGACCAAAGGGATCGAAGTGGGGCACACGTTTTATCTGGGCACCAAGTACTCCTCCGTCTCCAACGCCGTCTTCTACTCCCCCAAGAACAAACCCCAGCTGGCAGAAATGGGTTGCTACGGCCTGGGCATCACTCGCATCCTGGCGGCCTCCATCGAGGTGCTCTCTACGGAGGACAGCATCCGTTGGCCGAGCCTCATCGCGCCCTACCGGCTCTGCTTCATTCCCCCCAAGAgaggcagcaaggaggaggaggagggagtcaCGCTGCTGGAGCGGGTGTACGACGACCTCGCCGAAGCGCTGCCCCACCTCGCCGGCGACTCGGTCCTGGATGACAGGACGCAGCTGACCATCGGCAAAAGGCTAAAGGATGCCAACAAGCTGGGTTATCCCTATGTGGTCATAGCCGGGAAAAGGGTTTGCGAGGACCCCCCGGTCTTCGAGGTCTGGAATCAGAACGCCGGCGAGGTTTTATTCCTCACCAAGGAAGGTGTCATTGAGCTGCTGAGTAAAGTGCAAGTCCCTTAA
- the TTC22 gene encoding LOW QUALITY PROTEIN: tetratricopeptide repeat protein 22 (The sequence of the model RefSeq protein was modified relative to this genomic sequence to represent the inferred CDS: inserted 2 bases in 1 codon; deleted 1 base in 1 codon; substituted 1 base at 1 genomic stop codon) yields MPVAFQMRASQAWGSQFPGTGLLFGAESGVLLPSWGLLPSCAAHSHCRLDRILLSQGSKEQKRLPASNTTLVLPRQVIKSSDTHYRALPXCYLGMLLERKETFSTTLTGMQDCGFSETEHLDCSRTAIEMVKRQPPILNRPAKIFHLLGQQEMAKGICKMALEVLQDPHFNWQVYRTWAQSWSWWMKLLSKALESDLGNAIPELQLFRGKSXALKSQETLAIECFKRAIELDDAGSTENLRCLLETPFVLFGQVKLKTETLMQALERWVKKAEEKFPRQRRVVCRNRAWEVIQLCKATIGRGGGRSW; encoded by the exons ATGCCCGTGGCATTTCAGATGAGAGCAAGCCAGGCCTGGGGAAGCCAGTTCCCTGGCACTGGGCTGCTGTTTGGTGCAGAAAGTGGGGTTTTGCTACCCAGCTGGGGTTTGCTGCCCAGCTGTGCCGCCCACTCCCATTGCAGGCTGGACAGGATCCTGCTGAGCCAGggcagcaaggagcagaaaaggctgcCTGCCTCCAACACGACCCTGGTGCTGCCCCGACAAGTCATCAAGTCCTCCGACACTCACTACAGAG CCCTGCCCTGATGCTacctggggatgctgctggaaaggaaagaaacattttccaccACCCTGACGGGGATGCAGGACTGTGGCTTCTCTGAGACTGAACACCTTGATTGCTCTCGAACG GCGATAGAAATGGTGAAAAGACAA CCTCCCATCCTGAACCGCCCGGCAAAAATCTTCCACCTCCTGGGCCAGCAGGAGATGGCCAAAGGGATATGCAAAATGGCACTGGAGGTCCTGCAGGACCCGCACTTCAACTGGCAGGTGTACCGCACCTGGGCACAG AGCTGGTCCTGGTGGATGAAACTCTTGAGCAAAGCCCTGGAGTCTGACCTGGGCAACGCCATACCCGAACTCCAGCTCTTCAGGGGCAAATC TGCGCTTAAAAGCCAGGAAACACTCGCCATCGAGTGCTTCAAGCGGGCCATCGAACTGGATGACGCGGGCTCCACTGAGAACTTGCGGTGCCTCCTGGAGACACCGTTCGTGCTCTTTGGCCAGGTGAAGCTGAAGACAGAAACGCTGATGCAGGCACTGGAACGGTGGGTTAAGAAAGCCGAGGAGAAATTCCCACGGCAGCGGAGGGTGGTCTGCCGCAACCGCGCGTGGGAGGTGATCCAGCTCTGCAAAGCCACGATCGGCCGGGGGGGAGGACGGAGCTGGTGA
- the LEXM gene encoding lymphocyte expansion molecule, with protein sequence MGSQGKASAFGWAGAEKGSRLTQLPHFQFKEIMKRRKRQQERLGPGTYNIRDFLQETRPSSLRGICDTREQRFRDAHRDCFPGPGTYGPRGNPCACLEERDERSASTRGLMDSRTAKCAPLAAVGSGPGPGTYRLRSSIDEGLRRRAGGLGPCQPFSGDRSKLAGCRQHAGERRRGTELSTGTVKGFLDELTLKENKKKGCFSTLPRNPGCPTERIFWATLSQCPREAYAVGPGSYNPKPIERSVYSSQPPFWSSAKRFDRKSYRLFTGSEQHQQHVAEPVQNPVGVGRYDITEHEKYPQKMKYQSLYRCDAQRYLSNLKQDAYLLERLKPVAKKTWSDTISASRCPDTSEEMFSKPTLPKEVARTCYEHGGVTTAEYPQVDQYNSVESWV encoded by the exons ATGGGCAGCCAG GGAAAAGCATCAGCCTTTGGCTGGGCCGGAGCAGAGAAGGGCTCCCGGCTTACTCAGCTGCCCCATTTCCAGTTCAAGGAGATAATGAAGAGGCGCAAACGCCAG caggaAAGGCTGGGCCCAGGAACGTACAACATCAGGGACTTTCTGCAGGAGACGCGGCCCTCCAGTCTCCGGGGAATCTGCGACACCAGGGAGCAGCGGTTCAGAGATGCCCACAGG GACTGCTTCCCCGGCCCCGGCACGTACGGACCCCGGGGCAACCCCTGCGCCTGCCTCGAGGAGAGGGACGAGCGTTCCGCCAGCACGCGAGGGCTGATGGACAGCAGGACGGCGAAGTGTGCCCCGCTGGCAGCCGTG GGCAGCGGCCCCGGACCTGGCACCTACCGCCTGCGGAGCAGCATCGATgaggggctgcggcggcgggcgggcggcctcGGCCCCTGCCAGCCCTTCTCGGGAGACAGGTCGAAGCTCG CGGGCTGCAGGCAGCATGCAGGAGAGCGG AGGAGAGGCACCGAGCTGAGCACTGGCACTGTCAAGGGTTTCCTGGACGAGCTGACGTTGAAGGAGAACAAGAAGAAAGGCTGCTTCAGCACCCTGCCGAGGAACCCGGGCTGCCCCACGGAGAGGATCTTCTGGGCCACACTCAGCCAGTGCCCGAGGGAGGCG TATGCGGTGGGGCCGGGCTCCTACAACCCAAAGCCCATTGAGAGATCAGTGTACTCAAGCCAACCCCCATTCTGGTCATCTGCCAAGAGATTCGACAGAAAGTCCTACCGCCTCTTTACTGGGAGTGAG CAGCATCAGCAGCACGTTGCagagccagtgcag AACCCTGTAGGTGTTGGTCGCTACGACATCACCGAGCATGAAAAATACCCTCAGAAGATGAAATACCAGTCCCTGTACCGGTGTGACGCGCAGCGGTACCTGAGCAACTTGAAGCAGGATGCCTACTTGCT TGAGCGGCTCAAGCCTGTTGCTAAAAAAACCTGGAGTGATACGATTTCTGCTTCACGCTGTCCAGATAcctctgaagaaatgttttccaaaC CAACGCTACCTAAAGAAGTTGCACGTACCTGTTATGAGCATGGTGGTGTTACCACAGCTGAATACCCCCAGGTCGACCAGTACAACTCAGTGGAGAGCTGGGTCTGA
- the DHCR24 gene encoding delta(24)-sterol reductase yields MSPVWSLGAGLLLLLLWVRHRGLEAVLVHHRWVFVCLFLLPLSILFDVYYQLRAWAVWRLHSAPRQHAQRVRHIQAQVREWKNEGSKRYMCTGRPGWLTVSLRVGKYKKTHKNIMINLMDILEVDKGRQVVRVEPLVTMGQLTAHLNPMGWTIPVVPELDDLTVGGLIMGTGIESSSHIYGLFQHTCVAYELVLADGSLVRCSPTENSDLFYAVPWSCGTLGFLVAAEIKMIPAKKYVKIHYEPVRGLQKICEKFAEESKKKENSFVEGLVYSLEEAVIMTGVLTDEAEQSKINRIGNYYKPWFFKHVEKYLKADRTGVEYIPSRHYYHRHTRSIFWELQDIIPFGNNPIFRYLFGWMVPPKISLLKLTQGEAIRKLYEQHHVVQDMLVPMKSLEKSIQTFHADLNVYPLWLCPFILPNNPGMVHPKGDETELYVDIGAYGEPKRKQFEARASMRQMEKFVRSVHGFQMLYADCYMTREEFWDMFDGSLYHKLREQMNCKDAFPEVYDKICKAARH; encoded by the exons ATGTCGCCGGTGTGGTCGCTGGgcgcggggctgctgctgctgctgctgtgggtgagGCACCGGGGGCTGGAGGCCGTGCTGGTGCACCACCGCTGGGTCTTcgtctgcctcttcctcctgccgCTCTCCATCCTCTTCGACGTCTACTACCAGCTGCGCGCCTGGGCCGTCTGGCGCCTCCACAGCGCCCCGCGGCAGCACGCCCAGCGCGTCCGCCACATCCAGGCGCAG GTTCGGgaatggaaaaatgaaggcagCAAAAGATACATGTGCACTGGCCGGCCTGGCTGGTTGACTGTATCGCTTCGTGTTGGGAAGTATAAGAAGACTCATAAGAACATCATGATAAACCTAATGGATATTCTGGAAGTGGACAAGGGAAGACAG gtTGTTCGTGTGGAACCTTTGGTAACCATGGGCCAGTTGACTGCACACCTGAATCCCATGGGCTGGACTATTCCTGTGGTACCAGAGCTTGATGATCTTACAGTAG GTGGCCTGATCATGGGAACTGGCATTGAGTCTTCATCCCATATCTATGGACTTTTTCAACACACCTGTGTGGCCTATGAACTTGTTCTTGCTGATGGAAGCCTTGTGAGATGTTCACCA ACTGAAAATTCAGACCTATTTTATGCAGTGCCTTGGTCTTGTGGTACTCTGGGTTTCCTGGttgcagcagaaataaaaatgattccTGCCAAGAAATATGTCAAAATACATTATGAGCCTGTGAGAGGACTGCAGAAGATTTGTGAAAAGTTCGCTGAAGAATCTAAGAAAAAGGAGAATAGTTTTGTGGAAGGACTTGTGTATTCTTTGGAAGAAGCAGTCATCATGACAGGAGTCTTGACTGATGAAGCTGAGCAAAGCAAG ATAAACAGAATTGGCAACTACTACAAGCCGTGGTTCTTTAAGCATGTGGAGAAGTATTTGAAAGCTGACAGGACTGGAGTAGAATACATTCCCTCAAGACATTATTACCATAGACATACACGCAGTATCTTCTGGGAGCTCCAA gaTATCATTCCTTTTGGCAATAACCCCATTTTCCGTTACCTGTTTGGCTGGATGGTTCCTCCGAAAATCTCTTTGTTAAAACTCACCCAAGGAGAAGCTATTCGAAAGCTGTACGAGCAACACCACGTTGTACAGGACATGTTGGTGCCAATGAAGAGCCTTGAGAAATCTATCCAAACCTTCCATGCTGACCTTAAT GTGTACCCTCTTTGGTTATGTCCTTTCATATTGCCCAATAATCCTGGTATGGTCCACCCAAAAGGGGATGAAACAGAGCTCTACGTGGATATAGGAGCTTATGGAGAGCCCAAAAGGAAACAATTTGAGGCCAGGGCTTCAATGAGGCAAATGGAGAAGTTTGTAAGAAGCGTGCATGG ttTCCAGATGCTGTATGCAGATTGCTATATGACACGTGAGGAGTTCTGGGATATGTTTGATGGTTCGTTATACCACAAGCTGAGGGAGCAAATGAATTGCAAGGATGCCTTTCCAGAAGTGTATGACAAAATCTGCAAAGCTGCAAGGCACTGA